GCATGACGGACATTATGCAGGAAAAGATCAAAGCGGAGACATTGTTCGACATTACTGTACGCGGCACGATCAAGGATGAAAAAGGCGAAACGCTGGCCGGTGTGAACGTGGTGCAAAAAGGTACGCAAAGGGGCACTTCGACGGACGAAAAAGGTACATTCAGCATTGATATCACCGATCCCGATGCGGTACTGATCTTTTCCTTCGTGGGTTACATCTCGCAGGAAATCACAGTAGCGAGAAGAAGTACCCTCGACCTTGTCCTGAAAGTAGACAACAAGGCACTGGAAGAGGTAGTGGTAGTGGGATACGGCACTCAAAAGCGCTCGGACCTGACGGGTTCGGTGTCGTCGGTGAAGGCCGAGGACATTAAAAGTTTGCCTGTACGCAGCGTGAATGAGGCATTGCAGGGACGCGCAGCGGGTGTGCAGGTGACGAGGAACGACGGCTCTCCGGGAGCAGCGTCGGACATTGTGATCAGGGGAGTGGGGTCCATCGGAGGTATGTCGCCACTGTACATTGTGGATGGGATCAGGATGTCGGCGGGCAACAACTTCAACTTGCAGGATGTGGAATCCATTGAGATCCTAAAAGATGCGAGCGCGGCAGCGATCTATGGTGCGCAGGCTGCGGGGGGCGTGGTGTTGGTTACGACCAAAAGAGGTACGGCTATGGACAAAATGAGCATTAATTTTAACGCTTACTATGGTGTCCGCAAACCGATCAACCTCTATAATCTGCTCAATACTGCTGATTATTACACGGCCAAAACGGCTTTTGGCGTGGCTACCAACAGCTGGGGAGATCCAAAAAGCTTACCGGATCATGACTGGATCAAAGACCTTTATACCAACGGGAAGGAAGAAAGTTACTCATTGTCACTTTCGGGTGCTACTGTCAAAACGAATTACTACCTGTCGGCCAACTACCAGAAAGAGGGCGGAACCATCATTGATAATTATTTCAAAAGGTATGGACTTCGCTCGAATGCGGATTACAAGATCAATTCGAAGTTCAAGGTAGGTGAAACGATTTACGCCTGGATGACGGAGACCAATCCGCCGGTGAGTACCACGTATCCGTTTCGCTCTGCGCCTGTCATTCCGGTTTACGATCCTACCAACGCATATGGGGGCTGGGCCAAAACAGGCAGCTATTTTGGCGGCCCAAACCTGGTAGGTCAGGAGTATCAGAACCACATGAAAAATCAGACTTATGCGCTGGAAGGCAACATCTATGCCGATTGGCAGATTTTGCCGGGCCTGAATTTCCGGTCCACATTCGGCGCATCGGTTTATAGTGAGAAAAACCTGCGGTTCAATGAGGCTTTTGACTACGGCATCGTAGCAAATCGCGTAGCATTCCTGAGCCGCGACATTAACAGCCAGCGAAACCTGACCGCCAACTTGGTACTGACTTACGCGAAGACATTCGGTCAGCATGATTTCAAAGTAATGGCGGGTTATGAGGCCTATAAATCTGACCGCAGCACATTGCATGGAGAGGCGCAGGGCTTTCCTTATGTGACCTATAACCTTGCTTTGTCTAATAACCCGAGCAGCTATGTAGCCAGTGGTGGAGAGTTTCCGCAAACGCGTTTACTATCTCAATTCGGTCGTATCAATTACACTTATTCCAACAAATACCTGATCTCGGCCACGATACGCAGAGACGGTTCTGACCGATTTGGGCCTGCCAATAAATTTGGTGTATTCCCGTCTGCTTCCGTAGGCTGGAAAATCAATGAGGAAGCATTTATCCGCGATAATCTGTCATACGTTTCAAATCTTAAACTTCGCGCCAGTTACGGGAAATTGGGTAGTACCAGCAACATTCCCCAGTACACTTACCAGTCCTCGTACGGAGGAACGGGCGGTACCAACTCGCAAGGACTTCCGGACGGCAGCAGGTCGAAAGGCTATGCGTTGACGGCCCAGCTTGCGAACCAAAATATCAAGTGGGAATCAGTATTGCAGACTGACTTGGGCCTTGACGTTGGTCTTTTGAAAAATGCATTGAACATCACCATTGACTGGTACAGTCGCCAGACACAGGGAATGATCTACGCGGTTCCGGTTTCGCTGTCAACGGGTTTTGGGGCTACGTCTGTATTTACGAACATTGGTCAGATGAGCAACAAAGGACTTGAAATTGCAGCGGATTATCGTGGCAGAAAAGGTGCCTTTACCTATTCAGTAGCCGTGAATGGCGCATTTAATAAAAATCTGGTGAAGCAGCTGGACGGTATTAAAAACAACCCGATCAGCGATGGACCTGCCGGTAATGACCTGGACGGCCCGGCTGGTCGTACGCAGGTCGGTCACCCGATGAGCCAGTTTTTTGGCTATCAGGTTGAAGGGATTTTCCAGTCCGACGCAGATGTTAAAAGCCTCAATGAAAAAGCGCAGCAGCAGGCAGGATCAGCAGGTGTTTACTATCAGAACTCAGGAACCGCAGCTGGCGATTTGAAATTCAAGGATACGAATGGAGACGGCAGAGTTACGACGACTGACCGGGTTTTTATTGGAAATCCGTGGCCAAAATTGACCTACGGCATTACATTGAACCTGGGCTGGAAAGGTCTTGAACTGACCGCATTGTTTCAGGGAATTCAGGGCGTGGACGTATATAATGGCAATAAATACTTTACAGAATATTTATATGGCGATTACAATACGACCCAAGACATTTTCAATGCATCGTTTTTTAACGGAAATGGCCTGACCAGCAGCCCGAGAGTAGGCGGTACCACGGCGACGGGAACATTCGCACGTGATCCGAACTCCAATTATGGCCGTATTTCAAGCTATTTTGTGGAAGACGGCTCGTTCCTGAAACTGAGAAACCTGCAACTGGGATACACGATTCCGAGCACATTGACCAAAGCACTCAAAATTTCAGATCTGAAAATTTACGTTCAGGGGCAAAACCTGCTCACGCTCACTAAATATTCAGGACTTGACCCGGAAGTACTCGGGAGAAATGGCACGACTGCCAGGGGAATTGATACGATTTTTTCCTACCCCCGGAACATGTTGCTTTCAATGGGCCTTAATCTGAGTTTCTAAAATCAAAAAAGATCCCGATCATGAAAATATTATTAAAATATACGCTCATTGCCACTGTATTACTGGTCATAGCTTCCTGCAAAGACGATTTTGTGAATGTTGACAACCCGCTTGCTATCTCTACCAGCAGCTATCCAACCACCGTCACTGACCTGGAACAACTGCTCGCCGGGGTGTATGCAACGCAACATGCAGGGGGAATTTTCGGCCGCGCGATGGGACCGTACAGCACCCACCTTTGGGACCATACCACCGATCTCAGCTGGCAAGGTTCACCCAACTGGATCCAGATGGGACAAAACAATGCGTTGCCGAGCGATAACTTTCTGGTGCAGATTTGGCCGGACCTGTGGCGCGGTGTTCAGCGGAGCAACACTTTGCTTGCGGGAATCGAACGTGTGAGTGCAACTGCCTCAGAGGCGGATAAGGCTAATATTCAGCTGATTAAAGGTCAGGCATTGTTTCTGAGGGCCTGGTACTATTCCTATCTGGTGAGTTTCTGGGGTGAAAGTTTTATCGTGAATGGCGCAGGCGGTGAGAAAATGGGTGTGCCCATTATCACGACCGCTGCTGCTGACCTGACCGAAACGCAGGTAAGCCGCTCGACCGTGAAAGAATGCTGGGACTTTATCATCAGCGACCTTAAATCCGCCGAAACATTGCTGACCGGAAAAACATGGACTAGCGCTACCGACAAACATAAAGTAGGTCAGTGGGCTGTAAAAGGGTTTTTGGGTAAAGTATATGTGTACACTGAGGACTGGGCGAATGCGAAAACGTATCTGAGCAATGTCATTAAGGAGAGCGGAAAGTCACTGGTGTCTTTTGAAACCTATAAAACCATGTTCAATGGTCAGAATGAATTCAATTCCGAGTCATTGTATGAGCTGAACATGAATGTGGACATGACCTACGCCGGCGCCAATGACCTATCGATGGGTTCTATGATGGCGACATTAGCGGGGCCTTCCTATGTGGGAGCAACCGGTACGCCCATTGCATCCGCGTGGTCCAATGTGTTTCCGCATTCCAAAAACATTGCGCGTTTTGGTTTCAATCTTGGCCATTACTTTCCTGCCGGAACTACTACCGCCAATATTTCGAATGTAGACCAGTCGTATGTTACCAAATCCATCACCGCCCGGGCGACCAAAACCGTAGACCCGAGGTTATGGGTGGCTTGTCTCCAACCATATGTGGATTCAATGGTGGTGGCCGGTGCGAAAAAGCCGATCTCACATTTTCTGGACATTACTGAGCTGGATATGGAGGCGTGGAGTTTCAGAAAGTATATCAATCTGGCGGGTACCGAGCTGGAAATAAACCGGGCCAACGGTTCCAACATTCTCTGGCTCCGCCTGGCGGATATTTACCTGCTTTATGCTGAAACGCTGACGCATACCGGCGACAATCCGACGGCTTTGGAATACATTAATAAAGTGAAACGCCGCGCGTATAACTTGCCGGTAGACGCACCGTCGGCTGTGGATTACAAGAGCCTGACGGACGTTACCAAAGCACCCGATAATGTATTGAAAAACGATCCGCTGAAATACGAACGCTGGGCTGAGTTCTTTGGGGAATTTAACTGGTGGTTTGATGTATGCCGGTGGAAAATCGGGGATAAGGAGGCAGCTTACTATCAGAAGATCAGGGGCGGGACGATCCAGTGGGATGCCACGGACTACGCGCAGCCGATACCGATCAATGAGATCAATGCGAATACCAATATGAGACAAAATCCCGGTTATTGAGGGTGCAGACTTTCCGGGTTTCCATAACCTGGAAAGTCTTGTTTGTTTGGCGTAGTTGGGCGTCGTCTCTGGCTACGCCCAGCGTTAAATGAGATTACTACGCCGAACTTGTGTTTTCGATAAATATGCGCCCACGACGTTTGTTAATTTTCAAAATACTGTCTGTACTATCCCCGCTACTCGTTCTAGCTCTGCTGGAAGCGGGGCTGCGGCTGTTTGGGTACGGCCATAATTTGGATCTTTTCATCAAAGATCCGGCCCGAAAAGGCTATCTCGTGATGAACCAGCATGCCTCCGAGAAGTACTTTGCACGGCAACAAAATGCGACGATCGGGAATTTTGAGCCATTTCCTGAAAAGAAAGCACCTGGTACCTTCAGGATTTTCGTGTTGGGCGAATCCACGACCATTGGGTATCCTTATATGAACAATGGCTCGTTTCACCGCTGGCTGCAATACCGGCTGCTGCATACTTTCCCGGAAAAGGATTTTGAAGTGATCAATCTGTCACTGACCGCCGTTAATTCCCACACGGTACTGGATTTTGCCAAAAACGTCGTGAACTACGAGCCTGATGCGGTAATGGTTTATACTGGCCACAACGAATACTATGGTGCATTGGGAGCAGCTTCGGCTGGTTTTTTGGGACGTAGTCCATTCATGGTCAGGATGTTGATCTGGCTTCGGGAGTTCCGGCTGGTTCAGTTGTTTTCAGCATTGACGTCTAGCATTAGCGACCTGTTTTCAGGAGAAAAAATTGATCTGAGGGAAAATCTGATGAAACGCATGGCTGCCGATCAGCAGGTGCCGCTCGGGTCGGATATCTATCGGGTTGGTATAGAGCAATTTACCAGTAACATGGATGCATTATGCAGACTGATGGGCGAGCGCAAGGTTCCGCTGCTGGTAAGTAATCTGGTCAGTAATGAAAAGGATTTGAAACCATTAGTGAGCTTGCCGGGTGGGCCGGATATTTCGGCCGACTTGCATTTTCGTACGGGAAATGAGTTATATGCCGATCGGAAATTTGTAGAGGCCAAGCAGGAATATATTCGTGCAAAGGAGCTGGATGTATTGCGTTTCAGGGCTCCTGAGGAAATGAACAAGGTGCTGGCGAAAGTGGCGGCCCGATACAATGGAGTTACATTGGTGGACACCAAAGGCCTTTTTGAAAAGCATTCGACACAGGGTATTTTGGGAAAAGAAACGCTCCTCGAACACGTTCATCCCAATTTGTTCGGCTACGCGCTGCTTTCCGAGAGCTTTTATCAGGCCATGGAAAAAGCGGATCTGGTACCGGCAAGGAGACGGATGTCTCTGGAAGAATTGAGAAAGCGAATGCCCATTACTGGTGTCGATTCGTTAAAAGGGGCGTATGAAATCATGATCCTGAAAGAAGGCTGGCCGTTTAATGTCCCTATGCCAGCGGACGAGAAACGTGAAAAAACGATCGAAGAGCAACTGGCCGGGGCAATGGTCGTGAAGCAGATCACTTGGAAAGAAGCAATGGCGCGACTGCAAAACCACTATGCTGCTCTGCACGATACTGCCTCGGTATTGCGGGTAGTGGAAGCGTTGTCGCTGGACAATCCATTGGATATCACGTTTTACGATCAGGCCGGGAAGCTGAGCCTTGCGCTGCATGAGGACGAGAAGGCCGTGGTTTATTGGTCCAAAGCATTTCGCAAGGAGCAAAGTTTTGAGAGGGCCAGACAGCTTTTTATCACCTTCCTAAAACTCGACAGACCGGAAAAGGCGCTGCCGTACATTCAATATGCGGCGGCAAACAATACTTCACGATTCAACCTAAGCGAGTTACAAAATTTTGTAGAACAACAGCTGGCGCTCAAAGGCATGTTCGAGAAAGATACGGCCAATATAATGCTTAGTAACCGACTGGCTGCGGGCTATCTGCAATTCGCGAACGCCGCAGCCGCCGGTAAATATGTGAGTAGGTCGCTTAAACTGGATCCGGACAATGCAACTGCGCTGAAAATGCAGGAACAGATTAAGTCAAGTTCAAGGTAATTAAAAGGTTCAAGCCGGTTTTAGGTAACTTTTGATCCGGTCCGCCGCTTTGCCGGAACTTGGCCGCGGGGCGTGTGTTTCCAGCATGGTACCATCCGAATTGATCAGGATGTACCGCGGAATTCCCCACAAATGATATTTCTCCCAAAGCGAACCGGGCTGATCCGTTTGCTCGTTAATATGAGTTCCGGCAGGAATGCTGCTGTCTTTCAAAAGTTTCTTCCATGCATTGACATTGCGATCCACGGAAACATATAGAAATACAACCTGATCGTTTCCTTCGAATTGTTTGACCAGTTTTTTCGAGTCGGGAAACTCTTCCCGGCACGGTACGCACCACGTTGCCCACACATCCACATACACAACTTTTCCTTTCAGACTGCTGAGCGATACTTTTTTACCATCGGAAGTCAATCCCGTAAAGTCGGGCGCTGGCTTGCCCGGTCCGATCGCTTCCCATTTGGCAAAACTCTTATCAATGGCTTTTTTGTAAACTGGGACTTTGCAATCTCGATTGAAATCATTCCTGAGGGCTAGAAGTTCAGGGTAAATCCCTTCCATATTGACATAATAATTGAGATTAGCAGCCCTGAAATGCGCGTCAAGCCGGGGTGAGAATTTTCGATTTTTAATGACATTGTTTGCAATGGTGGCCCATTTATCGCCCAATGAGTCGTTTTCCAGTTTTTCGGCCACGTCTCCAACCTCACGGAAAATATCGGCCAGCAGATAATAGTTTAAAATGCTGCTATACTCATACATATTGGAAGCCATGGCCAGCGAGTCATCAGGCAAATCCTTAATCACCGTTTTAAGCGTGGCAGGGATTTCAGGATTGTTGAAATTGAAATCATATTTCGCGCTAATGTAATTTTGGTGGAAAAAGTACTGGGCCATTTGATTTTTGGTAGCCATCAATTGTAAGGTAGGCTTGCTAACTGTCGGGTCTTTGGCAAAATCAGCAAGAAGAGAATCGTACCCTTTGCGCAATGCGTCGCGGCGACTTATAAATTCATTCAGATCAGTCTCAATGGAATGTTTCCCGTTAACCTTCTCATATTTTTGTTGAAGATCCCTGGTTTTTTCCAGGTGTTGCTGTGCAGCTGCACCATCACCTACCAACCTCAATTTTCCTAACTTTTTACTGGTATCAGGTTCAATATCAATCACATCTCCGGGGCTCAGTAGCATGTGAATGTACTCGTCATTGCTTTGAATATTGGCAAATATGGGCCTATCGAGAGCCACTTCAATCAATGCTTTGCCAGCAGTATCCGCGGTGGTAGAAGCGAGCATAATCGTGTCAAGGCTGAGGAAGTTATTAGTGATCAGATCCACTTTTGCCCCTTTTCCGTTGAGAAGCTTCACGGAGATCTTGACTTTTTGGGTGTCCTTCTTGTCGTGGCAGGAGAGCGCAAAAAGGCTGATTAGAATGACGAGGGTACTCTTCAAATAATGAGACATGTCGGTTAAGTTTAGTGAAACAATAAGTGACATAAACCATTACTTCCAAAAAGCTCATTATGATGCGATTGATCATGAACCGCCATGATGATGGTCATGTAAATCGTCAGGCGAAATCGGGATTTTTGCTCATAAGCAAAACAAACACATTCTGATCATGTCGCATACCTTTCATATTCCTGTTTTAGGCCTGGGATACTCTGTTGATACACCCATTAAAGTTTCCCGCTTTGGCATAGCCTCGGTCGCATCCATTGTAGACGATGAGCT
The genomic region above belongs to Dyadobacter pollutisoli and contains:
- a CDS encoding RagB/SusD family nutrient uptake outer membrane protein; this encodes MKILLKYTLIATVLLVIASCKDDFVNVDNPLAISTSSYPTTVTDLEQLLAGVYATQHAGGIFGRAMGPYSTHLWDHTTDLSWQGSPNWIQMGQNNALPSDNFLVQIWPDLWRGVQRSNTLLAGIERVSATASEADKANIQLIKGQALFLRAWYYSYLVSFWGESFIVNGAGGEKMGVPIITTAAADLTETQVSRSTVKECWDFIISDLKSAETLLTGKTWTSATDKHKVGQWAVKGFLGKVYVYTEDWANAKTYLSNVIKESGKSLVSFETYKTMFNGQNEFNSESLYELNMNVDMTYAGANDLSMGSMMATLAGPSYVGATGTPIASAWSNVFPHSKNIARFGFNLGHYFPAGTTTANISNVDQSYVTKSITARATKTVDPRLWVACLQPYVDSMVVAGAKKPISHFLDITELDMEAWSFRKYINLAGTELEINRANGSNILWLRLADIYLLYAETLTHTGDNPTALEYINKVKRRAYNLPVDAPSAVDYKSLTDVTKAPDNVLKNDPLKYERWAEFFGEFNWWFDVCRWKIGDKEAAYYQKIRGGTIQWDATDYAQPIPINEINANTNMRQNPGY
- a CDS encoding TlpA family protein disulfide reductase gives rise to the protein MSHYLKSTLVILISLFALSCHDKKDTQKVKISVKLLNGKGAKVDLITNNFLSLDTIMLASTTADTAGKALIEVALDRPIFANIQSNDEYIHMLLSPGDVIDIEPDTSKKLGKLRLVGDGAAAQQHLEKTRDLQQKYEKVNGKHSIETDLNEFISRRDALRKGYDSLLADFAKDPTVSKPTLQLMATKNQMAQYFFHQNYISAKYDFNFNNPEIPATLKTVIKDLPDDSLAMASNMYEYSSILNYYLLADIFREVGDVAEKLENDSLGDKWATIANNVIKNRKFSPRLDAHFRAANLNYYVNMEGIYPELLALRNDFNRDCKVPVYKKAIDKSFAKWEAIGPGKPAPDFTGLTSDGKKVSLSSLKGKVVYVDVWATWCVPCREEFPDSKKLVKQFEGNDQVVFLYVSVDRNVNAWKKLLKDSSIPAGTHINEQTDQPGSLWEKYHLWGIPRYILINSDGTMLETHAPRPSSGKAADRIKSYLKPA
- a CDS encoding TonB-dependent receptor, producing MKFVYKGKTVPVEAYNVNRSQRAHQAIDNKVDWLGKVFLTMKLTALLLLIGTLQVVADNSYAQQVSLRKKDASLLEVLKSVRKQTGYLFICDLQMLEEAEKVNIHVTNAPLKEVLDACFAGQPLTYNIVDKTIIVKKKKEVQRKRREESEVREPYPYFPDPGVKRRMTDIMQEKIKAETLFDITVRGTIKDEKGETLAGVNVVQKGTQRGTSTDEKGTFSIDITDPDAVLIFSFVGYISQEITVARRSTLDLVLKVDNKALEEVVVVGYGTQKRSDLTGSVSSVKAEDIKSLPVRSVNEALQGRAAGVQVTRNDGSPGAASDIVIRGVGSIGGMSPLYIVDGIRMSAGNNFNLQDVESIEILKDASAAAIYGAQAAGGVVLVTTKRGTAMDKMSINFNAYYGVRKPINLYNLLNTADYYTAKTAFGVATNSWGDPKSLPDHDWIKDLYTNGKEESYSLSLSGATVKTNYYLSANYQKEGGTIIDNYFKRYGLRSNADYKINSKFKVGETIYAWMTETNPPVSTTYPFRSAPVIPVYDPTNAYGGWAKTGSYFGGPNLVGQEYQNHMKNQTYALEGNIYADWQILPGLNFRSTFGASVYSEKNLRFNEAFDYGIVANRVAFLSRDINSQRNLTANLVLTYAKTFGQHDFKVMAGYEAYKSDRSTLHGEAQGFPYVTYNLALSNNPSSYVASGGEFPQTRLLSQFGRINYTYSNKYLISATIRRDGSDRFGPANKFGVFPSASVGWKINEEAFIRDNLSYVSNLKLRASYGKLGSTSNIPQYTYQSSYGGTGGTNSQGLPDGSRSKGYALTAQLANQNIKWESVLQTDLGLDVGLLKNALNITIDWYSRQTQGMIYAVPVSLSTGFGATSVFTNIGQMSNKGLEIAADYRGRKGAFTYSVAVNGAFNKNLVKQLDGIKNNPISDGPAGNDLDGPAGRTQVGHPMSQFFGYQVEGIFQSDADVKSLNEKAQQQAGSAGVYYQNSGTAAGDLKFKDTNGDGRVTTTDRVFIGNPWPKLTYGITLNLGWKGLELTALFQGIQGVDVYNGNKYFTEYLYGDYNTTQDIFNASFFNGNGLTSSPRVGGTTATGTFARDPNSNYGRISSYFVEDGSFLKLRNLQLGYTIPSTLTKALKISDLKIYVQGQNLLTLTKYSGLDPEVLGRNGTTARGIDTIFSYPRNMLLSMGLNLSF